From Nycticebus coucang isolate mNycCou1 chromosome 6, mNycCou1.pri, whole genome shotgun sequence, the proteins below share one genomic window:
- the SIVA1 gene encoding apoptosis regulatory protein Siva, with product MPKRGCPFADAAPLQLKVRVGQKELSRGVCGERYSREIFEKTKQLLFLGAQAYLDHVWDEGCAIVHLPESPKPGPVGAPRAARGQMLIGPDGRLTRSLGQASEADPSGAASIACSSCVRAVDGKAVCSQCERALCRQCVRSCWSCGAVACALCGLVDCSDVYEKALCVSCAMFEA from the exons ATGCCCAAGCGGGGCTGTCCTTTCGCGGACGCGGCCCCGCTGCAGCTCAAGGTCCGTGTGGGTCAGAAGGAGCTGAGTCGCGGCGTGTGCGGGGAACGCTACTCGCGGGAGATCTTCG AGAAGACCAAGCAACTCCTTTTCCTCGGAGCCCAGGCCTACTTGGACCACGTGTGGGATGAAGGCTGTGCCATCGTTCACCTGCCAGAGTCCCCAAAACCTGGCCCTGTGGGGGCCCCAAGGGCTGCACGTGGGCAAATGCTGATTGGACCTGATGGCCGCCTGACCAGGAGCCTTGGGCAGGCCTCTGAAGCTG ACCCATCTGGGGCAGCATCCATTGCCTGCTCCTCATGCGTTCGAGCCGTGGACGGGAAGGCTGTCTGCAGCCAGTGTGAGCGGGCCCTGTGCAGGCAATGTGTGCGCAGCTGCTGGAGCTGCGGCGCCGTGGCCTGTGCCCTTTGTGGCCTCGTGGA CTGCAGCGATGTTTACGAGAAAGCCCTGTGTGTCAGCTGCGCCATGTTCGAAGCCTGA